CGAAAGAAATCATACAAAATCTGCAGCAGCCTGCAATGTCACATGATCACCCCATTCTCCATTTCTGCAATCATGCAAAATAGATTTCAAGTATATGTAACCAACAGAGAAAAGGAAAATGACACAGCTTTATACAAAAATATACTTGCTCATTCTCCTCAAGTAGTCGTCATAGGACATTGGAACATAATTCTCATATAACTCAGGTTGCGACTTTAGCTGATGATTTGCACATACAAAAAGCAGAATATTACAAAGGGTGGTGCATGCATCACATAAGGAAAATTGAAATTACTAAATTCAAGGATGAAAGCATTTTGCATTGTCAAATCACAAGAAACCTGATTAACTACTTGAGTTCTCACAGATTTGTGATGCAGTGGGGTCCTGTATATTTGATCTGCCAATGAACGAAACTGTAGACAGAACAAGGGGCTTGGCTGTGATGGAttgaataagaaaaaaaataacaacACAAAAATGTCTAATACCAAGAGCTACACACTATACCAATGCAGGAATATTGTTTCCACATAAATCTTCCGATCAATTTCAAGAAATGGTGTATTTTCATGTAATTTTCATCGTTCACTCACAGGGAACTATTCACTGGTCAcaggaaatatttgaaaaactaATTTCTATTATTCAGGTAGTTGACATAATTGTGCATCACTCAAAAAGCTATTTTCCTTCATGATAGATATATAGGCAAGGAGGGTCTTTGGACCTGCGTGACGAAACCCATAATTTTGGCCAAGTCACCCTCTTCATAATTCGAGTTTCTGATAAATGGGTAGGAGTCTGTCTGACCGTCAACTATGGGGGTACGTAGTATAAAAATACTACTCTTTAAAAAGGTTGATAATTGCTTTGGTGACATGGGCATACCACAAAAGTTTGAAcgcaattttttttactaatatgCTGGGTGTATAATTCCATAAGTATGTAGTAAGTAGTTGAGAGTACAGATATAGATATCCAGGACTCACCTGACAATTACCATCTCCTGAAATTTTTAGTTCGACCAAGTCATATAACTGCAATCTGAATCATAAAATGGCAAAACAGGAGTTTAAAAAAACACATCAAAATGGACTGTCAAGAAACAAAATTTGTCAAAGAAATCACCAGTCATCATACATCAGATTATACAAGAGTCAATGTGTCATGAATCTGATTTTGTGAACTTGTTTATGGACAAGAACCCAGGAGTGAGTACCCAAAGAAAAGATCATTCAGGTCAGTAGGCAATAAAAGTATGAAACCCTGAGGAGACCTACAAGAGAATACTTGATCCAGGTGTTCTATTCATTCCACAATCACATTTATTTATACCAATCACATTTATTTATACAAGGGGAAACCTAATCTGAACctctaaaaaggaaaaaaagtcGCAGTATAATCAATCAATTCCTTCAAATTTTCCTAATGAAAAGAaatactttatatatatttacaatatCTTTTCATAATAAACTTAACAATCCCCTCAAGtataggaatatatattctttaGTCCTAGCTTGtctaaaaaagattaaaaattgGGCCATGGTAAAATTTTTGTATGCATTTATCTCCTGGTATGCAAGTCACAAAAAGTCTTGACATTTCCCTAAGCTGTGTTTTGCTACTATTTCGCACAGTCAACGCATAACAGAAATTGAAAAGGAAATTCATATTCAACAAAATACTGCCTCCTTTCCCTATTTTGTGCTtccctcttctttttttttttttttttttttttttttcaagaaataaatTGTTTACTAGTGAAGGACCAGACTCAGTAATGAGCCAGTAGCACGGTTTCTGTCCGCTTCTTTTATGCATGGTTATTTGGTATCCCCAAGAGAATAAACATACTTTGTTCAAACAGTACTTCAATCCAACTGTTCAGTTTGTGTTTTgctcaaaattatataatagtATTTTGCCTTATTGGACTTTTAaccttgaatttttttcttgtcCATAAAATTAGTAAATTGAGGTTGAAGCTCGAAAAGCTTTCAGTTGACTGCAAAGCCAAACCAAATAATCTAACGTTTGAAACGAGAATGCGAAGGAcatgagagaaaaaaaaagaccTATTCAGCAGCCTTTCATGATCTGACGTGGCTTCATCAGCAGATGGTATTTCTCCATTAATTTTAGGAATGTGCTGCGACAGATAAAAGTAAACCAATAAGTCAAAGACACTACTAATAACTACTAGTGACCTTTGATACGCGTTGCGTGCTTGTATAgtcttttttataattaatttaatttatattcaaaaataaataatatcataattgtaaaaattaataaccCATCATAATgcaatttgaatttattacatattgcaatttgattttattatatttaaatgagggtCATACCATAATTGTGAAATCTAGCGAGAGATTAAACTGCAActttgaaataatgaattaaaaaaaggaaaataaacaaaaatgaCCATGGCATCAAGTATTTTGGCTCTTTTATGCCCAAACTTAATAAATAGCAAGACATAAGTTAGTTGTTATACATTTGGTAATAAACTGATCCTAAAATATGTCACGTGGAAAAGAACCCGCCACTTTAGCTGCATAATGAAGTTTTACAATGATAAAGGAAATTTTCTCATTAATTAAAGAGATATATATATGGTAAACTCACAGGAATGGGAACCATCTGGTTCAATCTTTTACCCAATTCACTGTCAAGAGCCGATTCATCTTCTATCTCTGGCAAGGCATCTTGATCGTTGTTCTCACCTGAAGGAAcacatttctatttttattttcttttttgtttctttaGTAACATTAACAAGTAAACCATCTTGGATCATGTCTTTTCCAAGAAATCATATATCGAAACACTGGAAGAAACAGAAAAAAGTAccccttatttcagttattggATCGATTTTACCAACTAATTATCATTTTACCTTCCAAATTTTATCCAAATTTCACCCTCTTTATAGGCTTCcttcatttcattttatttcacAATTAAAAACCACTTTAGAATAATCTTCCCAAGCATACACTTGTTTctatttctaataaaaaatatttttaacccAGACACGTGgttgaaaaaacaaaagaacTGCTAAGTAAACATATGAAAAAAGGCATAAACATGGGTTTCTCATACCAGAATTCAAGAACCTATTTGAATGGCCAAGCCAATCCCGAGAAAGAACAGAATCATTTTGATGTTCCTCCATAGCAGATGCGGATTCCGATGCTTCTGCAGTCGCAAGCCTTGATAATTCTTCCTGAAGAGCATGTGCGATTACTTCATCATTCTCCACAACTGAGTGTGTTGGGTAACAAAATCCTTCATCCACAACAGAGCTTGTCGGATAACTAAATCCTTCCTCCACAGTAACGGATTGAGACAAATCATTCTCATAGCAGGTAAGAGTTTCTGGAGAACCGTTATTTGAAAGAGAGCAAACATCTAAAAGGTGAAGGCCCCACCTAACAACATCAGGATCTAGCTCGCACATGGTTATCTTCCACTATCGGattcaaagaaaaaaacaaaattatttcttgAAGATTTGTGACCGAAGATTTGTTACCTCGGCTAACTTCCTCCTGAAAATGTATGTATGCTGCTTTAGTTAGAAAAAGTCCTCTCATTCCACACAAACATAATTAAGTTTAATAAAAAGAATAACATTGAAACAGTCATTTTCTACTCAAGTAAGGTAAGCTAAATTGACTCGTACAGATAGAATACAACCAATGATCACAACATGATAAAGAAGTAATTTTATGGATTTAGGAAAAAGCAAAAGCCAGATGATAAATATGTTTGTATGATCTTGCTGTAGATGCTACAAATTATAATGGTATAAATCTCCTTTATCCCCTTTATCCATAAAACAAAATAGATAAATTGCGAGTTAAATCAGTAAAAATTGTAATTAAACAAAAACCAAATCCATCCAGAGTTGTAACTAAAACTGTATCTAAGCGGTTCAGCTCGGATTTCATCAACCATCGGAAATCAGTGTAAAAACTGGAACCATTTGCAACAGAACCATCGTCAGGCCCATCCAAAGACACACAATTCGTTACATCAACCATCCTATCCTAAGTTTTCCCCCAACTTACTTGCAAAAAACAAAGAGTGACCACCAGTATGTAAGTTGACATTACAAAATGaactaaatcaaaattttaattctaATCAAAAATGGATGTGAATAGCTAAAGCAagaaacatgattttcctaGAGACCTAGACAGAATCTCCAAATCATTATCTAGCATTTCTTACAAAACGAAGTTTTTTAATAAACTGATTtatatcataaacataaattgaCCAACCTATTTCTCGTAGAATTTCTAACCATAACAGGATTTTGGAACAAAACTTAAGAAGAAAATAGGAGAAAGCACATCAATCAAAAGCTATCAACAACTTTGATTTTTTACTTCCTTCTTGTAAAAATCTAACCTAATACAAGCATACAATCAACCTATCTCCATTACTCACAAGCATATAAATAcacaaataattttcaaaattcatcaTAATCAAGTTCCAAAGTCAAATTCCAAACTATACCACAAATGTGCACAAAGCATATAATCAACAAATCAAAaggtaaaaacaacaaatttcCTAGAAGCCAATGCATGAATCACATAATTCACGACAATAAAATGTTAATTCTActtccaaacaaaaaaaaaaacagaaaacccagaaaaaaattcaaactttcACCAGAAAGAACAAGAGATCCTACATTATACCAACCCCAATCTCAACCCATTATACATCTTACAAAAATAACCAATACCAAAACAATCTACAATATATTCTGTACATACCCTTTGTACATACGCACCTATTGCTTTGTCGATCCTTCAACTCGAGGCGAAGAAACCAGAGATTATCGACCAagaataaaagtaaaaaaaagctggctttgttaaaaatttatccaatGAGACGAGAAGATAAGAATCGTTGGAAAACAGTTTCGAAGGGGAAAGCGAAACGGCAGACGGTGGGCCGCGTAAAAACCGATTAAAAACGCCGTCAGTGGAGCCGTTGGCATGTGCA
This window of the Primulina huaijiensis isolate GDHJ02 chromosome 3, ASM1229523v2, whole genome shotgun sequence genome carries:
- the LOC140973998 gene encoding OVARIAN TUMOR DOMAIN-containing deubiquitinating enzyme 9, encoding MCELDPDVVRWGLHLLDVCSLSNNGSPETLTCYENDLSQSVTVEEGFSYPTSSVVDEGFCYPTHSVVENDEVIAHALQEELSRLATAEASESASAMEEHQNDSVLSRDWLGHSNRFLNSGENNDQDALPEIEDESALDSELGKRLNQMVPIPHIPKINGEIPSADEATSDHERLLNRLQLYDLVELKISGDGNCQFRSLADQIYRTPLHHKSVRTQVVNQLKSQPELYENYVPMSYDDYLRRMSKNGEWGDHVTLQAAADFFGIKIFILTSFKDTCYIEILPQMQKSNRIIFLSFWAEVHYNSIYPSEEFPVAESKKKKRWWWP